Genomic window (Streptomyces sp. NBC_01431):
CCTCGTGAGGTCGTTCAGCGAACTCTGCATCACCGTCGGAACCCTGATCGTCCTGTTCGTCGTGTACGTCCTGTACTGGACCGGGGTGAAGGCCGACAGCGCCGCCAGCGACCAGATGTCCGGCCTCCAGCAGCAGTGGGCGCAGAGCCCCCCGCCCCGCCCGGCCGCCCCGCAGAAGGCCGCCCGGCCGCCCGCTCCGGCCGCGTACACCGAAGGCCGGTCCTTCGCTGTCATGTACGTGCCCCGGCTCGGCAGGGACTGGCACAAGCCGGTCCTCGAAGGCACCGCCGTCAAGGACCTCCAGAAGGGCCTCGGGCACTACGCGAACACGGCACGGCTGGGACAGCAGGGCAACTTCTCGGTGGCCGGCCACCGGCGCACCTACGGCGACCCGTTCAAGGATTTTCCCGAACTGCGGCCCGGCGACGCGGT
Coding sequences:
- a CDS encoding class E sortase, which produces MSVRILVRSFSELCITVGTLIVLFVVYVLYWTGVKADSAASDQMSGLQQQWAQSPPPRPAAPQKAARPPAPAAYTEGRSFAVMYVPRLGRDWHKPVLEGTAVKDLQKGLGHYANTARLGQQGNFSVAGHRRTYGDPFKDFPELRPGDAVVLRDDTTWYTYRIDNVPYRTVPSDVGVIDPVPAKSPFRSPGRYLTLTTCDPEWGSSHRLIAWAHLDATLPVTQGKPTALAG